One Leptodactylus fuscus isolate aLepFus1 chromosome 11, aLepFus1.hap2, whole genome shotgun sequence genomic window, GGAGACCCCAGGTAAGGAATCACACTTCTATCTTCTATCCTGATCTAAGTAATGTTGCCACGTGTGTCCTTCACTCTGTTTTGTCCTTGTAGGAGATATGTGAATGTCCCCGATTTATAGTAGATGGAGCTACCAGGATGGATGTATGCCAGGGGAATCTGAGTAAGTCTGTGCCAGATGTATCTGAAGGGGCGAAAAGTGAACAACTGTGCCAAAAATTGGTAGATTTGGCCAAATATTTCCAGCACGGCGAATGTGTTTGTAGCAGACTAATGTGTAGTGTGTATATCCAGCTTTATATTGAGTCCCATTGTACAATGTCAGACTGAGCTTCCTTGGATCCAGTGGTGGAGATGATTGTAAGGACAAGCCTCTATATCAAGCTTCTAATAAGATCTAATAGGTTACTTGAGAAATATCCCATAAGAAATATACCCCGATGGTAAGTGATTGGCTACATTGTTACATCCAACTGAAGAAGTCTTCTACTGGAACATTGGAGTCCATTATTGTATCCCAGCCTGGGCCCATTGGAGCATCGTGTAATGCTGGAGCGTGCCAACCTATATGTCTTGAGACCTCCTACGCTTTGATATGGAGGGCACTTCTTCATAGCTTGTGCCAATACATCAGTTGGCCTCAAGTCTTGCTGCTATTGTCTTCTGGAGAACCAAGAATTAGAGATGCCCCAGGCTACTGGTTAGGAAACATTGTATCAGTAGATTAGAAGTCCTACGTTATGTCTTATTGTACCCATTAAAAATATTGATGGTCTGGGTTGACTCTCAGTGAATTCTCTTTTCTCCAGGTAACTGTTGGTTCCTCTCGGCTGTGGCTTGTCTTTCTCTCTACCCCCAGCTGCTGGAACAAGTTGTCCCCATGGATCAAGATTTTGGAGACGGCTACAATGGCAAATTTAGGTTCCAGGTAAGATACCAAGCAAATCCATTGGCACCCATTGATCCAACATAGTATAACGCTTACCATGTCTCTTACAGTTTTGGCAGTATGGACATTGGGTAGAGGTTGTGGTGGACGACCTTCTGCCGACAGTTCCTGTCCAGAACAACGGGAGGACAAAATACGATTTACTTTTTGTGCACTCCAAGGACAAAGATGAATTCTGGAGCTCACTACTAGAGAAGGCTTATGCAAAGTGAGTGCTGTCGGGAACCAGTGGAAGACAATCGTTGGTTCTAGATCATATcttgatttttttgttgcagactgaaAGGTGGTTACTCTGCTCTCCAGAGGGGGTTTGCAGGGGAAGCCTTGGAAGATATGACTGGAGGTGTGGTGCAAAGCTGTGATACAAGTGGACCGACCTCTGAGTTATGGAGTCACCTCCAGAATATGCTTCAGAGAGGAGCCCTTATCTGCTGCGGGAACACTCAGGTAGGACATTTGCAACATTATTCCATTTTTggtgtataaatatgcatgccttcagaaattgtgccacaccatgcctgatgaagaggactagtagcctcgaaagcttgcaatccgtcatcgtttttgttagccattatctgaagactctcaatctttatatttcatatccactggctcaTACGGTACAAAGACCTGCACCCCCAGCAAACACATACCCGCCGGTCACATCATACCCACCGTGATGAATGCAGTCTCAGTTTTACACAAAGCCATGTTTATACCACAGATATTTTTGGCACTTTTTCAAGGTCTGCAGCAGAAATTCACGGCTAACCCACAAATTTCTGTAGTGGGTTTGACATGTCACAGATGTTCACATGGGCTTAGATGGCCACCCACATGAACCGACATGATAATGCTTTTCTGCAACGCAGGTGTTGTATCCTCTGCAGAGAAATTTGTTGCTGTGAACAGTTCTTGAAGACAAGGAGACAAGGATTTGTAAtcgtaaggcttcattcacacgtcGGTGTGTACAATCCGAGGGGCTTCCCATGTTCCATTCTGATATTTTTAGAACAGGTCCTGTTCAGATCTATCAGAAAATACAGGCCTGGAAGACAATTGGCTTATGTTATGGTTTGCAAAATCGCtgtgtgcatgagaccttagGGCACTAGAGCAAGCCTTGCACTAGACGTAGCACAGTGTGTAGCATTTGTCGGACGTAATAAATGTTCAgaaatttttatattattttgtaaCAATTTTATCTTCTAGGGAGAAATTGAAACATCAAATCTGATGGGAATTCTCAGTTACCACATGTACTCAGTGACGGGGGCAAAAGAAGTAAGTGCGCAGGAGAGTCGCAACGGATCCCATGTAAACCAATGTAAACAACGTAAGCTGTAAAGGAGCTGGGATCGGTGGGGGATTCTACTGGGATCGGTGGGGGATTCTACTGGAATCGGTGGGGGATTCTACTGGGATCGTGGGGGATTCTACTGGAATCGGTGGGGGATTCTACTGGAATCGGTGGGGGATTCTACTGGAATCGGTGGGGGATTCTACTGGAATCGGTGGGGGATTCTACTGGGATCGGTGGGGGATTCTACTGGGATCGGTGGGGAATTCTACTGGGATCGTGGGGGATTCTACTGGAATCGGTGGGGGATTCTACTGGGATTGTGGGGGATTCTACTGGAATCGGTGGGGGATTCTACTGGGATCGGTGGGGGATTCTACTGGGATCGTTGGGGGATTCTACTGGGATCGGTAGGGGTACTCTTGGAACCAGTGGGGGTGCTAGAGGTTGGAAGCCCTCCGACTATTGGAATAATCCACCATTATGCATGAAAAACAAATCTTTAACTTAATGAAACCATAAATGTCTCTCTTTGATGGTCCAAAAAGTTGGGTGGCATGTATGTTATGGCCAGCTGTGGCAGTAAGAAGAATTGCAGCAGCCCAGGGGATATTCctatttgtattgtatttactacGTGCCTTTGCAAGTTATATATAATTCCTGATGTAACTGTGTATTGTCCCTTTAATGGGCTGGCCCACTGGGGATTAGGATACGCTGAGCATTGCTTGTTCCATCCAGAAGGTTCTGGAAAGGGGAGATGATGGGTCACCCACTGTTTTTCTGCAACCACATGTCTCTTGAGTCATTTACCTTCTctaccatcatgggcactccaacccccatctggctcaggaggactAAAGATTGTTAGGACCTGCCCTGGAGGAAAATTGCCAGCACCATCAGGTACACCGCAGGCCCCCGCAACTCGGCACCAACCCAGGAACTCAATGAGTCTACAAGCCACCATGACAAGTGGCCAGTCTCTCGGTTCCCTCCATCGGGTTGCTGCAGATGTTGTCCAGCTGGAATGTTCACCTGCCCCTAAGCAAGTGGTTGTCTTTCCAGCAATTTATGGCCTGGTGAGTGTTTTTCGGGATCCCTCCAGAGCTCTCGTGAGTGTGTGACTACCTGCTAAGACACCAATGACGGGTCATCATTCCTAGTTTTGCCAATTAAAGGCAATTTAAGAGTTGAATAGAAACAAAGCAGAAACAAAAGTGTGAAGCTCCTGATCTCCCGGACACAATGGATGACAACTTGTGACTCACAGTTTACTGTAGCTGCTCATTTGCCCAGTCCTCACCCGAAATAGCATTTTCGATTTTTGCCTTGCAGCTCTATTGTAATGAGCGACACTTCGCCTCCCCGGCGCACATTGTTTAGCGGTGTTATGACTACTCGGCGATTACATCAGTCATTCCAGAATCATCTCTGCACAAAGTTTTTACCCACTTTAACACCTGTCTATTCCTGCAGGTTCAGACATTACAGGGCTCGACGTCTCTGCTGAGAATTCGCAACCCCTGGGGACACACGGAGTGGATTGGACCATGGAGAGATGGGTAGGAGCTTATGAGGATGAGCTGTCACATACAGACGGATGAGATCTTCATGTACAATACATTTGTGTTTTCTCAGGGGACCTGAATGGCAGACGGTTACAGATCCCGagctgtcagacaatgtgatattAGAAGATGGAGAATTctggtataaatatatatatatctatatactctcTAAGAATCTTCTTAACGTGGACCTCCAAATACAGTAGTAGGGGTAAATATTGGAAATTTTGCAATACATCTTAtttgagaaaaatgcttctttctccagttATCCAGCTGCTCTCCTCCTTCCTAATTTTAAGTTACttttaacatagaagtctatggacagcGAAGGAGAATGCTGGAAGAGAAGGAAGGGACACAGATACACGGCGTTTAGGTCTGCTGTGCTTATAGTAGGTACAATATATCTCTGTATAGATCAGATACCAGCTAGGAGCAGccacctcctccccccttacctctccatagacttctgtgtgtgaggccaGATTCAGATTCTATTAATTATAAGAGACTTAGTGTAGTGAAggatgataagtggagaaaggagCATTGTTTCTATAATAatctatattacaaagtttactaTCCATTTATCAAAAGTTGTCTTATAGTTGAAGGTCCTTAGCATGGATCTACTATGGAAAATTCAGAGATTTAGGTCCTTTCAAGGATCCAATGGCCATTTCCATCAGGATCTTTGCACCCAAGTACACTAGAGAGAGAggtaaagggtaaaaaaaaaccccaaaaaaacgggCAATCTTGGGTATATTACTGCAGAATGTAATACTAAGGGGCATCTCTGACACCAagagagtataagcctagggaagAGCACTAGTAATGTATTCCTCTTATCCAGGATGGCGATTGAGGATTTCCAAAAGAATTTCCATTTTCTGGAGATTTGTCACTTGGGGCCGCAGAGTATTCTGCAAATTGGTGGAGCTGCGAAGCCTTGGGAGTATACGACATATGAAGGACGTTGGGTGAAAGGACTGTCTGCAGGGGGCAGCGTCACCAGCAGTGGTAAGACGGCGCCAGCTCATTCTCTTGTTATACTTGCCAATGTTCTCAAGAAATACAAGTCATTGGCAAATGGACCAAAGCAAAAATCAGAATGGCCGAGTTCTCCTCGTTTACAGATTTGTGCAGGTTAGAAGAAATAGTGAAGTCTGTGGGACTAGTATATAGGATAGCACCCAGTATATATGATAGCACCCAGTATATAGGatagcacccagtatatacaATAGCACCTAGTATATAGGATAGCACCCAGTATATAGGATAACACCCAGTATATAGGATAGCACCCAGTATATACGATAGCACCTAGTATATAGGATAGCACCCAGTATATAGGATAACACCCAGTATATAGGATAGCACCCAGTATATAGGATAGCACCCAGTATATAGGATAGCACCCAGTATATAGGATAACACCCAGTATATAGGATAGCACCCAGTATATAGGATAGCACCCAATATATACAATAGCACCTAGTATATAGGATAGCACCTAGTATATAGGATAGCACCCAGTATATAGGATAACACCCAGTATATAGGATAGCACCCAGTATATAGGATAGCACCCAGTATATAGGATAGCACCCAGTATATAGGATAGCACCCAGTATATAGGATAGCACCCAGTATATAGGatagcacccagtatatacaATAGCACCTAGTATATAGGATAGCACCCAGTATATAGGATAACACCCAGTATATAGGATAGCACCCAGTATATAGGATAGCACCCAGTATATAGGATAACACCCAGTATATAGGATAGCACCTAGTATATAGGATAGCACCCAGTATATAGGATAGCACCCAGTATATAGGATAGCACCTAGTATATATGATAGCACCTAGTATATAGGATAGCACCCAGTATATAGGATAACACCCAGTATATAGGATAGCACCCAGTATATACGatagcacccagtatatacaatagcacctagtatataggatagtacccagtatataggatagcacccagtatatatgatagcacctagtatataggatagcacccagtatatatgatagcacccagtatatatgatagcacccagtatataggatagcacccagtatataggatagcacctagtatataggatagcacctagtatataggatagcacccagtatatatgatagcacccagtatatatgatagcacccagtatatacaatagcacctagtatataggatagtacccagtatataggatagcacccagtatatatgatagcacccagtatataggatagcacctagtatataggatagcacctagtatataggatagcacccagtatataggatagcacccagtatatatgatagcacccagtatatatgatagcacctagtatatatataacagtatatatgCACCTGTTTATACTCACTGAACCCTACACTATAGATGCATACTCTAATTCCATATACAACAATGTTTGCGTTACAGAGTATTACTGGATGAATCCCCAATTTTCCCTCAGTCTGGGGAACAATGATGGCGACAACTCTGAACCCCCAAAATTATGCAACTTTATTGTATCTGTCCTGCAGAAGCATCAGAGGTTACGGAGGACTGGACACGTCCGTGTGGCCTGCCATATATTTCAggtatagggatatatatatactggataacacccagatatacacactGTTGAAAAGCCTGAAAacatggggggaaggggggggggggtcattttaGTTACA contains:
- the LOC142184228 gene encoding calpain-2 catalytic subunit-like; amino-acid sequence: MEPPPAKKLKPTVSPDEGLDCQPSGPASSSSLPLFEDDAFPQDRALHIEGIKWRRPQEICECPRFIVDGATRMDVCQGNLSNCWFLSAVACLSLYPQLLEQVVPMDQDFGDGYNGKFRFQFWQYGHWVEVVVDDLLPTVPVQNNGRTKYDLLFVHSKDKDEFWSSLLEKAYAKLKGGYSALQRGFAGEALEDMTGGVVQSCDTSGPTSELWSHLQNMLQRGALICCGNTQGEIETSNLMGILSYHMYSVTGAKEVQTLQGSTSLLRIRNPWGHTEWIGPWRDGGPEWQTVTDPELSDNVILEDGEFWMAIEDFQKNFHFLEICHLGPQSILQIGGAAKPWEYTTYEGRWVKGLSAGGSVTSSEYYWMNPQFSLSLGNNDGDNSEPPKLCNFIVSVLQKHQRLRRTGHVRVACHIFQGDDAHVYLYQDTLRSSQPLLGAGPCDNHREVVLCSSLPPGRYIIVPSLEKESDEGEFLIRVLTEKGNSSRSMKSKANCSEILALSAFPTEQQCVNRFLQFANEDVRITNVQLHKLLASLLKESVPLLPQFTLETCRSLMASMDISAAGSLDLEQFCILWKKIIAGTCIFTHLHTDRIDRLPGAGLAAALQAAGLPADDFLVRLAQVRFGDPDGHLSYPDFICCLLKLQSLTEKFQAADPTGSGEVTLNYRQWLLLAVFN